From a single Streptomyces misionensis genomic region:
- a CDS encoding penicillin-binding transpeptidase domain-containing protein: protein MARCIRHACAFCTLLLAALLVNAARVQLVQAGTYTGNPANRRSDIARYQQPRGDILVGGRPVTGSVDTHEQLRYERAYRNGPLYAPVTGFASQSYGTTFLEHAEDGVLSGTDPMLQPLPLWNDMTRGRSPGGNVVTTLHRAAQEAAYRGLAGRKGAVAAVEPATGRVLALVSSPSYDPAQLSGNGEATASAWARLNSDPEKPMLNRAVSQTYPPGSTFKVVTAAAALDAGAVTDPDARTDSPDPYRLPGTRTRLTNEADGCADTSLRDAFEWSCNTVFAKLGVDVGVRDMKSTAEAFGFNDTGLRIPFPVAPSTFDFRVDKAQLALSSIGQYNTRATPLQMAMVAAAVADDGRLHTPYLVERTTRRGGETVSGGGMRPVRQVMRPSTARQLKDLMTGVVREGTGTRAAIPGAVVGGKTGTAQHGVGNTGVPYAWFVSWAQADGAAEPGVAVAVVVEDASADRGEISGGGDAAPIARDVMRAVLGR from the coding sequence ATGGCCCGCTGCATCCGGCACGCCTGCGCCTTCTGCACCCTGCTGCTCGCGGCCCTGCTGGTCAACGCGGCCCGGGTGCAGCTGGTGCAGGCCGGCACCTACACCGGGAACCCGGCCAACCGCCGCTCCGACATCGCCCGTTACCAGCAGCCGCGCGGGGACATCCTGGTCGGCGGCCGGCCGGTCACCGGCTCCGTGGACACGCATGAGCAACTGCGCTACGAACGCGCCTACCGGAACGGCCCGTTGTACGCCCCGGTGACCGGCTTCGCCTCCCAGTCGTACGGCACCACGTTCCTGGAGCACGCCGAGGACGGGGTGCTCTCCGGCACCGATCCGATGCTCCAGCCGCTGCCGCTGTGGAACGACATGACGCGCGGGCGCAGTCCGGGCGGGAACGTGGTGACGACGCTGCACCGGGCCGCGCAGGAGGCGGCGTACCGGGGGCTCGCCGGGCGCAAGGGCGCGGTGGCCGCGGTCGAACCGGCCACCGGCCGGGTCCTGGCGCTGGTGAGCAGCCCCTCGTACGATCCGGCGCAGCTGTCCGGCAACGGCGAGGCGACGGCCTCGGCGTGGGCGCGGCTCAACAGCGACCCGGAGAAGCCGATGCTCAACCGGGCGGTGAGCCAGACCTATCCGCCGGGTTCGACGTTCAAGGTGGTCACCGCGGCGGCGGCGCTGGACGCGGGCGCGGTCACCGACCCGGACGCGCGCACCGACTCCCCCGACCCCTACCGGCTGCCGGGCACCCGGACCCGGCTGACCAACGAGGCCGACGGCTGCGCGGACACCTCGCTGCGGGACGCCTTCGAGTGGTCCTGCAACACGGTCTTCGCCAAGCTCGGCGTGGACGTCGGGGTGCGGGACATGAAGAGCACCGCGGAGGCGTTCGGGTTCAACGACACGGGCCTGCGCATCCCGTTCCCGGTGGCGCCCAGCACCTTCGACTTCCGGGTGGACAAGGCCCAGTTGGCGCTGTCGTCGATCGGTCAGTACAACACGCGGGCCACCCCGTTGCAGATGGCGATGGTCGCGGCGGCCGTCGCCGACGACGGCCGGCTGCACACGCCGTACCTGGTGGAGCGGACCACCCGGCGCGGGGGCGAGACGGTCTCCGGCGGCGGGATGCGCCCGGTCCGCCAGGTGATGCGCCCGTCCACGGCCCGGCAGCTGAAGGACCTGATGACCGGCGTGGTCCGCGAGGGCACCGGCACCCGGGCGGCCATCCCGGGCGCGGTCGTCGGCGGCAAGACCGGCACCGCCCAGCACGGGGTGGGCAACACCGGGGTGCCCTACGCCTGGTTCGTCTCCTGGGCGCAGGCCGACGGCGCGGCCGAGCCGGGGGTGGCGGTCGCCGTGGTGGTGGAGGACGCCTCGGCGGACCGCGGCGAGATCAGCGGCGGCGGCGACGCGGCCCCGATCGCGCGGGACGTGATGCGCGCGGTGCTCGGCCGCTGA
- a CDS encoding roadblock/LC7 domain-containing protein, with protein sequence MTAPSTFGLSSEARNLHWLLTNLVEEVPGIQSVAVVSSDGLLLLSSDPGHSRQSREARPGKGPRGSSADLATIVSGIGSLTVGAAKLMAFGGVKHTMVAMEEGSLFVMSISDGSLLGVHGSAECDMSVVAYHMALFVGRAGHVLTPELRSELRKSMEAGPTGSDR encoded by the coding sequence TTGACCGCTCCCAGTACCTTCGGGCTGAGCAGTGAGGCCCGCAATCTGCACTGGCTGCTGACCAACCTGGTGGAGGAAGTCCCTGGCATCCAGTCCGTCGCCGTGGTCTCCTCGGACGGTCTGCTGCTGCTGTCGTCCGACCCGGGCCACAGCCGGCAGTCCCGCGAGGCCCGTCCGGGCAAGGGCCCCCGCGGCTCCTCCGCCGACCTGGCCACCATCGTCTCCGGCATCGGCAGCCTCACCGTCGGCGCCGCCAAGCTGATGGCGTTCGGCGGGGTCAAGCACACGATGGTCGCCATGGAGGAGGGCAGCCTGTTCGTGATGTCCATCAGCGACGGCTCGCTGCTCGGCGTGCACGGCTCCGCCGAGTGCGACATGAGCGTGGTCGCCTACCACATGGCGCTGTTCGTCGGCCGGGCCGGCCACGTCCTCACCCCGGAACTCCGCAGCGAGCTGCGCAAGTCCATGGAGGCCGGGCCGACGGGGAGCGACCGATGA
- a CDS encoding ferritin-like domain-containing protein: MPTHDLYANEPGASAWHVPASGAARFSWEYDDGRDRLLALYQKGKDKQWDGTRRIDWDLEVDPYDALGTPDEAMVLYGTPYWDRMTDKDKGELRRHFASWQFSQFLHGEQGAMICAARIVESVPDLDAKFYSATQTMDEARHAEIYGRFLHEKIGLLYPINDNLRSLLDDTLRDSRWDMPYLGMQVLIEGLALAAFGMIRDTTTKPLPRQILTYVMQDEARHVAFGRMALRDYYRRLTDAELREREEFVIEGCHLMRDRLRGVEVLENFGIARAEAERLSERSEFLQLFRKLLFSRIVPCVKDIGLWGERLQRAYVDMGVLELGDANLDQLMAQDEELADRLDAERFAVEERERVAEVTEAIREGGEDG, encoded by the coding sequence ATGCCGACCCACGACCTGTACGCCAACGAGCCCGGAGCCTCCGCCTGGCACGTGCCCGCGTCCGGCGCGGCCAGGTTCAGCTGGGAGTACGACGACGGACGCGACCGCCTGCTGGCCCTGTACCAGAAGGGCAAGGACAAGCAGTGGGACGGGACCCGGCGCATCGACTGGGACCTGGAGGTCGATCCGTACGACGCGCTCGGGACCCCCGACGAGGCGATGGTCCTGTACGGGACGCCGTACTGGGACCGGATGACCGACAAGGACAAGGGCGAGCTGCGGCGGCACTTCGCCTCCTGGCAGTTCAGCCAGTTCCTGCACGGCGAGCAGGGCGCGATGATCTGCGCGGCCCGGATCGTGGAGTCGGTGCCCGACCTGGACGCCAAGTTCTACTCCGCGACCCAGACCATGGACGAGGCCCGGCACGCCGAGATCTACGGCCGGTTCCTGCACGAGAAGATCGGGCTCCTCTACCCGATCAACGACAACCTCCGGTCGCTGCTGGACGACACCCTGCGCGACAGCCGCTGGGACATGCCGTACCTGGGCATGCAGGTGCTCATCGAGGGCCTCGCGCTGGCCGCGTTCGGAATGATCCGGGACACCACCACCAAGCCGCTGCCCCGGCAGATCCTGACGTACGTCATGCAGGACGAGGCCCGGCACGTGGCCTTCGGGCGGATGGCGCTGCGCGACTACTACCGCCGGCTCACCGACGCCGAACTGCGCGAGCGCGAGGAGTTCGTCATCGAGGGCTGCCACCTGATGCGCGACCGGCTGCGCGGGGTGGAGGTGCTGGAGAACTTCGGCATCGCGCGCGCCGAGGCCGAACGGCTCAGCGAGCGCTCGGAGTTCCTCCAGCTCTTCCGCAAGCTGCTGTTCAGCCGCATCGTGCCCTGCGTCAAGGACATCGGGCTGTGGGGCGAGCGCCTCCAGCGTGCCTACGTCGACATGGGCGTCCTGGAGCTGGGGGACGCGAACCTGGACCAGCTGATGGCGCAGGACGAGGAACTGGCCGACCGGCTGGACGCCGAGCGGTTCGCGGTGGAGGAGCGGGAGCGGGTGGCCGAGGTGACGGAGGCGATCCGGGAGGGCGGAGAAGACGGCTGA
- a CDS encoding AurF N-oxygenase family protein gives MTTLTEADALDGLRDALGLLKDREQVAERLLVSSAKHSFDPDKELDWEAPFEEGKWFWPPELVSLYDTPMWRRMSEEQRILLSQHEAAALASLGIWFEIILMQLLVRHIYDKAATSAHVRYALTEIEDECRHSKMFARLISHGGTPWYPVSRVHLNLGRLFKTISTTPGSFTATLLGEEILDWMQRLTFPDERVQPLIRGVTRIHVVEEARHVRYAREELRRQMVTAPRWSQEFTRVTSGEFARVFSVAFINPDVYTNVGLDKREAMAQVKASAHRREVMQTGARRLTDFLDDIGVLRGVGRRLWRSSGLLA, from the coding sequence ATGACGACCCTGACGGAAGCGGACGCGCTGGACGGCCTGCGCGATGCGCTCGGCCTGCTCAAGGACCGGGAACAGGTGGCCGAACGACTGCTCGTCTCCTCCGCCAAGCACTCCTTCGACCCGGACAAGGAGCTGGACTGGGAGGCGCCCTTCGAGGAGGGCAAGTGGTTCTGGCCGCCGGAGCTGGTCTCGCTGTACGACACCCCGATGTGGCGGCGGATGAGCGAGGAGCAGCGCATCCTCCTCTCCCAGCACGAGGCGGCGGCGCTGGCCTCGCTCGGCATCTGGTTCGAGATCATCCTGATGCAGCTGCTGGTCCGGCACATCTACGACAAGGCGGCCACGAGCGCGCACGTCCGCTACGCCCTCACCGAGATCGAGGACGAGTGCCGCCACTCCAAGATGTTCGCCCGGCTGATCTCGCACGGCGGCACCCCCTGGTACCCGGTGAGCAGGGTCCACCTGAACCTGGGCCGCCTCTTCAAGACCATCTCCACGACCCCCGGTTCCTTCACGGCGACCCTGCTGGGCGAGGAGATCCTGGACTGGATGCAGCGGCTGACCTTCCCGGACGAGCGGGTGCAGCCGCTGATCCGGGGCGTGACCCGCATCCACGTGGTGGAGGAGGCCCGCCATGTCCGCTACGCCCGCGAGGAGTTGCGCCGGCAGATGGTGACGGCCCCCCGCTGGTCCCAGGAGTTCACCCGGGTCACCTCCGGCGAGTTCGCCCGCGTCTTCTCCGTCGCCTTCATCAACCCCGACGTGTACACCAACGTCGGCCTCGACAAGCGCGAGGCCATGGCCCAGGTCAAGGCCAGTGCCCACCGCCGGGAGGTCATGCAGACCGGCGCCAGGCGCCTGACCGACTTCCTGGACGACATCGGGGTGCTGCGGGGCGTCGGGCGGCGGCTGTGGCGGTCGTCGGGCCTGCTGGCGTAG
- a CDS encoding C40 family peptidase, which produces MSGKLLRLACTAAVAAQAALAPVPAGAAPQPQRSVSQLLTDLQTLYRQTEQATETYDATADRLQRQKAEVTRLDGELARARLALQDSRADAGRLARQQYQSASGLGPYISLLLAPDPQQLLDESHVIEELARQRARTVAKLTGAEQRKDAVARAARKALDTQQSLAGRQRKQRDAVQHKLHDVERLLAALSPDQLDAVTRLEQQGVDAAQKALTAAGSLPDDRPPSPGGERAVRFAMEQLGKPYVWGAQGPSAYDCSGLTSQAWQHAGTPIPRTSQEQWHRLKRVPLRRLRPGDLVIYFPEATHVAIYVGDGKVVQAPRPGARVKISPLASNPVLGAVRPG; this is translated from the coding sequence GTGTCAGGAAAGCTGCTGCGCCTGGCCTGCACGGCCGCCGTCGCGGCCCAGGCCGCCCTCGCGCCGGTGCCCGCCGGCGCCGCACCGCAGCCGCAGCGGTCCGTCTCCCAGCTGCTGACGGACCTTCAGACGCTCTACCGGCAGACCGAGCAGGCCACCGAGACCTACGACGCCACCGCCGACCGGCTCCAGCGGCAGAAGGCCGAGGTGACACGGCTCGACGGCGAACTGGCCCGCGCCCGGCTCGCCCTCCAGGACAGCCGCGCCGACGCCGGGCGGCTGGCCCGCCAGCAGTACCAGAGCGCATCCGGCCTCGGCCCCTACATCAGCCTCCTGCTCGCCCCCGACCCGCAGCAGCTGCTGGACGAGAGCCATGTCATCGAGGAACTCGCGCGCCAACGCGCCCGCACGGTGGCGAAGCTGACCGGAGCCGAGCAGCGCAAGGACGCCGTCGCCCGCGCCGCCCGCAAGGCCCTCGACACCCAGCAGTCGCTCGCCGGCCGGCAGAGGAAGCAACGCGACGCCGTGCAGCACAAGCTCCACGACGTGGAACGCCTGCTGGCCGCCCTCTCCCCCGACCAGCTGGACGCCGTCACCCGGCTGGAACAGCAGGGCGTCGACGCGGCCCAGAAGGCCCTCACCGCCGCGGGCTCGCTCCCCGACGACCGCCCGCCCTCCCCCGGGGGCGAACGCGCCGTCCGCTTCGCGATGGAACAGCTCGGCAAGCCCTACGTCTGGGGCGCGCAGGGCCCGTCGGCCTACGACTGCTCCGGCCTGACCTCCCAGGCGTGGCAGCACGCGGGCACCCCGATCCCGCGCACCAGCCAGGAACAGTGGCACCGGCTGAAAAGGGTCCCCCTGCGTCGGCTGCGCCCGGGAGACCTGGTCATCTACTTCCCGGAGGCCACCCACGTGGCCATCTACGTGGGCGACGGAAAGGTCGTACAGGCGCCGCGTCCGGGCGCCCGGGTCAAGATCTCGCCGCTGGCGTCCAACCCGGTGCTCGGCGCCGTACGACCCGGATAG
- a CDS encoding DUF3291 domain-containing protein: MTDTAAVHQLAQVNIARLKYPLDSPQLKDFVEGLDPVNAVADASDGFLWRLQSTSGNATDAPVLGDPWLIVNMSVWRDAKALTAFMYRGRHRELLARRREFFEHVEEAMTALWWVPAGHRPTVAEAEDRLLHLRAHGPTAYAFTLRAPFEPGEEPAVRESA, encoded by the coding sequence ATGACGGATACGGCAGCCGTGCACCAACTGGCCCAGGTCAACATCGCCCGACTCAAGTACCCGCTGGACTCACCGCAGTTGAAGGACTTCGTGGAGGGGCTCGACCCGGTGAACGCGGTGGCGGACGCCTCGGACGGCTTCCTCTGGCGGTTGCAGAGCACCTCGGGCAACGCGACCGACGCACCGGTCCTCGGCGACCCGTGGCTGATCGTCAACATGTCGGTGTGGCGGGACGCCAAGGCCCTGACCGCGTTCATGTACCGGGGCCGGCACCGGGAACTGCTGGCCCGGCGCAGGGAGTTCTTCGAACACGTCGAGGAGGCGATGACCGCGCTGTGGTGGGTGCCGGCCGGCCACCGCCCGACGGTCGCCGAGGCGGAGGACCGGCTGCTGCACCTGCGGGCGCACGGCCCGACGGCGTACGCGTTCACCCTGCGGGCGCCGTTCGAGCCGGGCGAGGAGCCGGCGGTCAGAGAATCGGCTTGA
- a CDS encoding HutD/Ves family protein, with amino-acid sequence MTVRVLRADERPAAPWKNGGGLTREIAAAPGGAGTSDFEWRVSLADVDRGGPFSRFEGVDRIITLVDGPGMVLTVDGTPHTVAERYAPFAFPGDAATDCRLLGGPLVDFNVMTRRGRAAARVEIVRGRTAFSAPAGATLLAVVLEGSAVLETAGSALGRLDAALTADAGDEALDVSGVAALVTLTRTTAPL; translated from the coding sequence ATGACGGTGCGGGTGTTGAGGGCGGACGAACGTCCGGCGGCGCCGTGGAAGAACGGGGGCGGGCTGACCCGTGAGATCGCCGCGGCTCCCGGCGGCGCGGGGACCTCGGACTTCGAGTGGCGCGTCAGCCTCGCCGACGTGGACCGGGGCGGCCCGTTCTCCCGCTTCGAGGGGGTCGACCGGATCATCACCCTGGTCGACGGCCCCGGCATGGTGCTGACCGTCGACGGTACGCCGCACACCGTGGCCGAACGCTACGCCCCCTTCGCCTTCCCCGGCGACGCGGCCACCGACTGCCGGCTGCTCGGCGGCCCGCTCGTCGACTTCAACGTGATGACCCGGCGCGGCCGGGCCGCCGCGCGGGTGGAGATCGTCCGCGGACGGACGGCGTTCTCGGCGCCGGCCGGGGCCACGCTGCTCGCGGTGGTGCTGGAGGGCTCCGCCGTCCTCGAAACGGCCGGCTCGGCCCTCGGCCGCCTCGACGCGGCCCTGACCGCCGACGCGGGCGACGAGGCCCTCGACGTCTCGGGCGTCGCCGCGCTGGTCACCCTCACCCGCACGACCGCGCCCCTCTGA
- a CDS encoding styrene monooxygenase/indole monooxygenase family protein: protein MRKILVVGAGQSGLQLALGLQSHGYEVTLMSNRTADEIRSGRVMSTQCMFHTALQHERDLQLNFWESQAPKIEGLGVSVAAPGSHDPGPTQRAIDWVGKLDGYAQSVDQRVKMAGWMETFAQRGGQLVIHGAAVGDLDYFSRTYDLVLVAAGKGELVSMFARDPERSPYSRPQRALAVAYVHGMGPRPEHPEFDAVRCNLVPGVGELFVMPTFTVSGRADILFWEGIPGGPLDVFNGVKDPAEHLSLTLELMEKFTPWEYARATKVELTDAGGTLAGRYAPTVRNPIGRLPSGGLVLGVADVVVANDPITGQGSNSASKCAAAYLASILERGDQPFDEAWMRETFDRYWATAQHVTKWTNAMLAPPPEHVLNLIGAAGQLQPVANRFANGFDNPADFENFFFEPEKAQAYLASVSGA from the coding sequence ATGCGGAAGATACTCGTCGTCGGAGCCGGCCAGTCCGGACTCCAGCTCGCCCTCGGCCTTCAGTCGCACGGCTACGAGGTCACCCTGATGTCGAACCGGACCGCGGACGAGATCCGCTCCGGCCGGGTGATGTCGACGCAGTGCATGTTCCACACCGCCCTCCAGCACGAGCGCGACCTCCAGCTGAACTTCTGGGAGTCCCAGGCCCCGAAGATCGAGGGCCTGGGCGTCTCGGTCGCGGCCCCGGGCTCGCACGACCCGGGCCCCACCCAGCGCGCCATCGACTGGGTGGGCAAGCTGGACGGTTACGCCCAGTCGGTCGACCAGCGGGTCAAGATGGCCGGCTGGATGGAGACCTTCGCCCAGCGCGGCGGCCAGCTGGTCATCCACGGCGCGGCGGTCGGCGACCTCGACTACTTCTCCCGCACCTACGACCTGGTGCTGGTCGCGGCCGGCAAGGGCGAGCTGGTGTCGATGTTCGCCCGCGACCCGGAGCGCTCCCCGTACAGCAGGCCGCAGCGCGCCCTCGCGGTGGCCTACGTGCACGGCATGGGCCCGCGCCCGGAGCACCCGGAGTTCGACGCGGTCCGCTGCAACCTGGTGCCGGGCGTCGGCGAGCTGTTCGTCATGCCGACGTTCACCGTCTCGGGGCGCGCCGACATCCTGTTCTGGGAGGGCATACCGGGCGGCCCGCTCGATGTCTTCAACGGCGTCAAGGACCCGGCGGAGCACCTCTCCCTGACCCTGGAACTCATGGAGAAGTTCACGCCCTGGGAGTACGCGCGGGCGACGAAGGTCGAACTGACCGACGCGGGCGGCACGTTGGCCGGCCGGTACGCGCCGACCGTGCGCAACCCGATCGGGCGGCTGCCCTCGGGCGGTCTGGTGCTCGGCGTGGCCGACGTGGTGGTGGCCAACGACCCGATCACCGGCCAGGGCTCCAACTCCGCGTCCAAGTGCGCGGCCGCGTACCTCGCGTCGATCCTGGAGCGCGGGGACCAGCCGTTCGACGAGGCGTGGATGCGCGAGACGTTCGACCGGTACTGGGCGACGGCGCAGCACGTCACCAAGTGGACGAACGCGATGCTGGCGCCGCCGCCGGAGCACGTCCTGAACCTCATCGGCGCGGCGGGCCAGCTGCAGCCGGTGGCGAACCGGTTCGCCAATGGGTTCGACAACCCGGCGGACTTCGAGAACTTCTTCTTCGAGCCGGAGAAGGCGCAGGCGTACCTGGCGTCCGTGTCCGGGGCCTGA
- a CDS encoding TetR/AcrR family transcriptional regulator, which translates to MTPQAATPAYRRLSVEERRRQLLDAALSLFAHRAPEDVSLDDVAEAAGVSRPLVYRYFPGGKQQLYEAALGSAADALRQCFDEPRQGPMLARLSRALERYLTFVDEHDTGFSALLRGGSVAETSRTTAIVDGVRRAAAEHILSHLGAADAGPRLRMTVRMWITAVEAASLIWLDEGKQPPADELRDWLVDQFVAVLSVTAARDEQTAALLGTFARDGRD; encoded by the coding sequence ATGACCCCGCAGGCCGCCACCCCCGCCTACCGCCGGCTCAGCGTCGAGGAGCGCCGGCGCCAGCTGCTCGACGCCGCGCTGTCCCTGTTCGCGCACCGGGCGCCCGAGGACGTGTCGCTGGACGACGTGGCGGAGGCGGCCGGGGTGTCGCGGCCGCTGGTGTACCGGTACTTCCCGGGCGGCAAGCAGCAGTTGTACGAGGCCGCGCTGGGCTCGGCCGCCGACGCGCTGCGGCAGTGCTTCGACGAGCCGCGCCAGGGGCCGATGCTGGCCCGGCTGTCCCGCGCCCTGGAGCGCTACCTGACCTTCGTGGACGAGCACGACACCGGCTTCTCGGCGCTGCTGCGGGGCGGCAGCGTGGCGGAGACCTCGCGCACCACGGCCATCGTGGACGGGGTGCGCCGGGCCGCCGCCGAGCACATCCTCAGCCACCTCGGCGCCGCCGACGCCGGGCCCCGGCTGCGGATGACCGTACGGATGTGGATCACGGCCGTGGAGGCGGCCTCCCTGATCTGGCTGGACGAGGGCAAGCAGCCGCCCGCCGACGAACTGCGCGACTGGCTGGTGGACCAGTTCGTCGCCGTCCTCTCGGTCACCGCGGCCCGCGACGAGCAGACCGCGGCCCTCCTCGGCACCTTCGCGCGCGATGGCCGAGACTGA
- a CDS encoding FtsW/RodA/SpoVE family cell cycle protein, translating into MSNAGTAAPTARAPVPVVRLSRRRGVELALIVLAVTLSVYGYCAVGLARAGRVPPGALAYGAGLGFLALVAHLAVRLRAPYADPLPLPIGVLLNGLGLVLIYRLDLETPGDRAAPAQLVWSTLGVALFIVVVLLLRDHRVLQRYAYVCVVAALVLLLVPILFPAVNGARIWIRIAGFSIQPGEFAKVLLAVFFAAYLAANRNALAYTGRRVWRMQFPTGRVLGPIVTIWLLSVGVLVLERDLGTSLLFFGLFVVLLYVATGRTGWIAVGLLLAVLGAVAVGRVEPHVGGRIADWLHPFATIEAGRGPNQLSQSLFAFAAGGLLGTGLGLGHSVLIGFATKSDFILATAGEELGLAGLAAIILLYALLVERGYRAGLALREPFGRLLAVGLASIVALQVFVIAGGVTGLIPLTGMAMPFLAQGGSSVVTNWAIVALLIRVSDSARSRYDGTEAP; encoded by the coding sequence ATGAGCAACGCCGGAACCGCCGCGCCCACGGCCCGGGCGCCCGTGCCCGTCGTGCGCCTCTCCCGGCGCCGCGGCGTGGAACTCGCGCTGATCGTGCTGGCGGTCACGCTGTCGGTGTACGGCTACTGCGCCGTGGGCCTGGCCCGGGCGGGGCGGGTGCCGCCCGGGGCGCTCGCGTACGGGGCCGGGCTGGGGTTCCTCGCCCTCGTCGCCCATCTCGCCGTACGGCTGCGGGCGCCGTACGCGGACCCGCTGCCGCTGCCGATCGGGGTGTTGCTCAACGGGCTCGGGCTGGTGCTGATCTACCGACTGGACCTGGAGACGCCGGGCGACCGCGCGGCCCCCGCCCAGCTGGTCTGGTCCACGCTCGGGGTGGCCCTGTTCATCGTCGTCGTGCTGCTGCTGCGCGACCACCGGGTGCTCCAGCGGTACGCGTACGTGTGCGTGGTCGCCGCGCTCGTCCTGCTGCTGGTGCCGATCCTCTTCCCGGCGGTCAACGGTGCCCGGATCTGGATCCGGATCGCCGGGTTCTCCATCCAGCCGGGCGAGTTCGCGAAGGTGCTGCTCGCGGTGTTCTTCGCCGCCTATCTGGCGGCCAACCGCAACGCGCTGGCGTACACCGGCCGCCGGGTGTGGCGGATGCAGTTCCCGACCGGCCGGGTGCTCGGCCCGATCGTGACGATCTGGCTGCTCAGCGTGGGGGTGCTGGTCCTGGAGCGGGACCTCGGCACCTCGCTGCTGTTCTTCGGGCTGTTCGTGGTGCTCCTGTACGTCGCCACCGGCCGCACCGGCTGGATCGCGGTGGGGCTGCTGCTGGCGGTGCTGGGCGCCGTCGCCGTCGGCCGGGTGGAGCCGCACGTGGGCGGCCGGATCGCGGACTGGCTGCACCCGTTCGCCACCATCGAGGCCGGGCGGGGACCCAACCAGCTGTCCCAGTCGCTGTTCGCGTTCGCCGCGGGCGGGCTGCTGGGCACCGGGCTGGGCCTCGGGCACTCGGTGCTCATCGGCTTCGCCACCAAGTCGGACTTCATCCTGGCCACGGCGGGCGAGGAGCTGGGCCTCGCCGGGCTCGCCGCGATCATCCTGCTGTACGCGCTGCTGGTGGAGCGCGGCTACCGGGCGGGCCTCGCGCTGCGCGAGCCGTTCGGGCGGCTGCTCGCGGTCGGGCTGGCCTCGATCGTGGCGCTCCAGGTGTTCGTGATCGCGGGCGGGGTCACCGGGCTGATCCCGCTGACCGGCATGGCGATGCCGTTCCTCGCCCAGGGCGGCTCCTCGGTGGTCACCAACTGGGCGATCGTGGCCCTGCTGATCCGGGTGAGCGACTCGGCCCGCAGCCGGTACGACGGCACGGAGGCGCCGTGA
- a CDS encoding DUF742 domain-containing protein, with amino-acid sequence MSDKPKKLPVRGGERKPARVRPYSLTGGRTRFGHVLLVETFVASTAALDAPEERKELTNGSLAGVMPEMRAIVELCRRMRTVAEIAALLKMPLGVVRVLLSDLADQGKIRVYGTGTGHGTGRPDRALLERVLSGLRRL; translated from the coding sequence ATGAGCGACAAGCCCAAAAAACTCCCCGTGCGCGGCGGTGAGCGCAAACCCGCCCGCGTCCGCCCCTACTCGCTCACCGGCGGCCGTACCCGCTTCGGTCACGTCCTCCTCGTGGAGACGTTCGTGGCCAGCACCGCGGCCCTCGACGCCCCGGAGGAGCGCAAGGAACTGACGAACGGATCGCTCGCCGGTGTCATGCCGGAGATGCGGGCCATCGTCGAACTGTGCCGCCGTATGCGCACGGTGGCCGAGATCGCCGCGCTGCTGAAGATGCCGCTCGGCGTGGTCCGCGTCCTCCTGAGCGATCTCGCGGACCAGGGAAAGATCCGTGTGTACGGCACCGGAACCGGTCACGGCACCGGCCGCCCGGACCGGGCTCTGCTGGAAAGGGTGCTGAGTGGACTTCGCCGTCTCTGA
- a CDS encoding GTP-binding protein — protein sequence MDFAVSDATASPGGAAPLVAGFAEPDEDLKAWQTDRTRAPIATKIVVAGGFGVGKTTLVTAVSEITPLQTEALMTQASEGTDDLSDTPDKVTTTVAMDFGRITLDDDLVLYLFGTPGQQRFWFMWDDLVRGAIGAVVLADTRRLKDCFPALDYFESCGLPYVVAVNHFDNSELFEVEDVREALTIPAHIPVMIMDARRRISAIETLLALVGHALDETPE from the coding sequence GTGGACTTCGCCGTCTCTGACGCCACCGCCTCCCCCGGAGGCGCCGCCCCCCTCGTCGCCGGCTTCGCCGAGCCCGACGAGGACCTGAAGGCCTGGCAGACGGACCGGACGCGGGCCCCCATCGCGACGAAGATCGTGGTGGCGGGCGGCTTCGGCGTCGGCAAGACCACGCTGGTCACGGCCGTTTCGGAGATCACGCCCCTGCAGACCGAGGCGTTGATGACCCAGGCGAGCGAGGGCACCGACGACCTGTCCGACACCCCGGACAAGGTCACCACCACCGTGGCCATGGACTTCGGCCGCATCACGCTCGACGACGACCTGGTGCTCTACCTGTTCGGCACGCCGGGCCAGCAGCGGTTCTGGTTCATGTGGGACGACCTGGTGCGCGGCGCGATCGGCGCCGTCGTGCTGGCCGACACCCGCCGCCTCAAGGACTGCTTCCCGGCCCTGGACTACTTCGAGAGCTGCGGGCTGCCCTACGTCGTGGCCGTCAACCACTTCGACAACAGCGAGTTGTTCGAGGTGGAGGACGTGCGGGAGGCGCTGACGATACCCGCGCACATCCCTGTCATGATCATGGATGCGCGCCGCCGGATTTCGGCCATCGAGACCCTCCTGGCCCTGGTCGGCCACGCGCTGGACGAAACCCCCGAGTAG